A region from the Populus trichocarpa isolate Nisqually-1 chromosome 18, P.trichocarpa_v4.1, whole genome shotgun sequence genome encodes:
- the LOC18111083 gene encoding putative chloride channel-like protein CLC-g — protein MATNSINGESNDDHESVTIPLLTSERSNVNSTSQVAIVGANVCPIESLDYEIAENDLFKQDWRSGGKIQIFQYVFMKWLLCFLIGLIVSLIGFFNNLAVENIAGLKFVVTSNMMLAKRFGMAFLVFSVSNLTLTLFASIITAFIAPAAAGSGIPEVKAYLNGVDAPGIFSLRTLIVKIIGSISAVSSSLFVGKAGPMVHTGACVAALLGQGGSKRFRLTWRWLHFFRNDRDRRDLVTCGSAAGIAAGFRAPVGGVLFALEEMASWWRSVLLWRSFFTTAVVAIVLRALIDFCLSGKCGLFGKGGLIMFDVYSASVTYHLIDVPPALALGVIGGILGSLYNFLLDKVLRIYNLINEKGIAYKIFLACAISVSTSCLLFGLPWLASCQPCPSDASESCPTIGRSGNFKKFQCPPGHYNDLASLIFNTNDDAVRNLFSKNTNSEFQYSSILIFFVTCFFLSIFSCGIVAPAGLFVPVIVTGASYGRFVGMLVGSHSSLNHGLYAVLGAASFLGGSMRMTVSLCVIILELTNNLLLLPLIMLVLLISKTVADAFNGNIFDLIMKAKGFPYLESHAEPYMRQLTVGDVVTGPLQVFQGIEKVGNIVHVLRTTRHNGFPVVDEPPLSEPPVLYGLILRAHLIELLKKKAFMSAPVPTSIDALKLFSAGDSAERGSGNGDKIEELRFTEEEMEMFLDLHPFTNASPYTVVETMSLAKALILFREVGLRHLLVMSRISGRSPVVGILTRHDFMPEHILGLHPLLIRSRWKRLRIRVPRVFKFF, from the exons atggcAACAAATTCTATCAATGGAGAATCAAACGACGACCACGAGTCTGTTACCATTCCTCTTCTTACCTCTGAAAGATCAAATGTCAACTCCACTTCTCAAGTTGCCATCGTTGGAGCTAATGTCTGCCCCATTGAAAGTCTTGATTACGA GATTGCTGAGAATGATCTCTTTAAACAAGATTGGAGGAGTGGTGGGAAGATACAAATATTCCAGTATGTGTTCATGAAGTGGTTGCTTTGTTTCTTGATTGGCCTGATTGTTAGCCTTATTgggttttttaataatcttgctGTGGAAAATATTGCTGGCTTGAAGTTTGTGGTCACCTCCAATATGATGCTGGCCAAAAG GTTTGGGATGGCTTTTCTTGTGTTCTCAGTTTCTAATTTGACTCTTACCCTTTTTGCATCTATCATCACCGCTTTTATAGCACCAGCTGCTGCTGGTTCAGGTATTCCAGAAGTTAAGGCTTACCTGAATGGTGTGGATGCGCCAGGAATATTTTCCTTGCGAACCTTGATTGTTAAG ATTATTGGAAGCATATCCGCAGTTTCCTCATCTCTTTTTGTTGGAAAGGCAGGGCCAATGGTGCACACTGGAGCATGTGTTGCAGCATTGCTTGGTCAGGGTGGATCCAAAAGATTTAGATTAACATGGAGATGGCTTCATTTTTTCAGAAATGACCGAGACCGACGAGATCTTGTAACATGTGGGTCAGCTGCTGGAATTGCTGCTGGCTTCCGCGCCCCAGTTGGAGGTGTGCTGTTTGCACTTGAAGAAATGGCATCTTG gTGGAGAAGTGTCCTTCTTTGGAGATCTTTCTTCACAACAGCAGTAGTTGCAATAGTGCTGCGGGCTctgattgatttttgtttaagtgGAAAATGTGGGTTATTTGGCAAAGGAGGGCTCATAATGTTTGATGTGTATTCAGCAAGTGTTACATACCACCTCATTGATGTTCCTCCTGCGCTTGCCCTTGGAGTTATAGGAGGCATATTGGGAAGTTTGTATAACTTCCTTTTAGACAAGGTTCTTCGGATTTACAACCTCATCAACGA GAAAGGCATTGCTTACAAAATTTTTCTTGCTTGTGCAATTTCTGTTTCCACATCCTGTCTTCTTTTTGGACTACCGTGGCTTGCCTCTTGCCAACCTTGTCCATCTGATGCATCTGAATCCTGTCCAACAATAGGCCGGTCTGGTAACTTCAAGAAATTTCAATGTCCTCCTGGACATTACAATGATCTGGCCAGCCTTATATTTAATACAAATGATGATGCTGTAAGAAATCTTTTCAGCAAGAACACCAACTCCGAGTTTCAATATTCGTCAATTCTCATATTCTTTGTGACCTGCTTTTTTCTTAGCATCTTTAGCTGTGGGATTGTTGCCCCTGCGGGTCTTTTCGTTCCTGTTATTGTGACTGGTGCATCTTATGGACGTTTTGTTGGAATGCTAGTTGGTTCGCACTCAAGTCTTAATCATGGCCTCTATGCTGTCCTAGGTGCTGCTTCATTTTTAGGTGGATCTATGAGGATGACAGTTTCTCTGTGTGTTATTATCCTAGAATTGACCAATAATCTGTTGCTGCTACCCTTGATAATGCTTGTTCTTCTTATTTCCAAGACCGTGGCTGATGCTTTCAATGGTAATATTTTTGATCTTATCATGAAAGCAAAGGGCTTTCCTTACCTAGAGTCTCATGCCGAGCCCTATATGAGGCAGTTGACTGTTGGTGATGTAGTAACTGGTCCACTCCAGGTCTTTCAGGGCATCGAGAAGGTTGGCAACATAGTACATGTTCTGAGAACTACAAGGCATAATGGATTTCCTGTGGTTGATGAGCCTCCACTTTCCGAGCCTCCAGTTCTTTATGGTCTTATCCTCCGTGCTCATCTTATTGAATTGCTAAAGAAGAAAGCTTTCATGTCCGCTCCAGTGCCAACAAGCATTGATGCCTTAAAGCTGTTCTCTGCTGGTGATTCTGCAGAGAGGGGCTCAGGCAATGGAGACAAGATAGAGGAACTACGATTTACTGAAGAAGAGATGGAGATGTTTTTAGATCTACATCCATTTACTAATGCTTCACCATACACTGTTGTGGAGACAATGTCACTGGCCAAGGCTCTCATACTTTTCCGAGAAGTTGGTTTGAGGCATTTATTGGTGATGTCCAGGATATCTGGT AGGTCCCCTGTTGTGGGTATACTGACTAGGCACGATTTCATGCCAGAACATATACTTGGTCTGCATCCTTTGCTGATTAGAAGCAGGTGGAAAAGATTAAGAATCCGGGTGCCGCGTGTATTCAAATTCTTCTAG
- the LOC18111085 gene encoding 26S proteasome regulatory subunit RPN13 isoform X1 yields the protein MKLYRGSMQKLGSSPVEDIPAIQGDEGLLHFQWLDRNLNAVEDHLFKSEVFPSATLLLYLVVWQSSLMKEEPDASTPFQVFEDMLEDNISSRTGNLIVPDLGADVMSDVTSSSGPVKLEDLQ from the exons ATGAAGCTTTATAGAGGAAGTATGCAAAAATTGGGTTCTTCACCAGTTGAAGATATTCCAGCAATACAG GGTGATGAGGGTTTGCTTCATTTCCAGTGGCTTGATAGGAATTTGAATGCTGTGGAAGAT CACTTATTCAAGAGTGAAGTTTTTCCATCAGCAACGTTGCTGCTTTATCTTGTTGTCTGGCAGAGTTCCTTGATGAAAGAAGAGCCTGATGCTTCTACTCCTTTCCAGGTTTTTGAAGACATGCTTGAAGATAATATCTCATCAAG GACTGGAAACTTAATTGTCCCAGACCTTGGTGCAGATGTAATGAGTGATGTAACCTCTTCATCAGGACCAGTGAAATTGGAAGACTTGCAATAA
- the LOC18111085 gene encoding uncharacterized protein LOC18111085 isoform X3, which translates to MKLYRGSMQKLGSSPVEDIPAIQGDEGLLHFQWLDRNLNAVEDHLFKSEVFPSATLLLYLVVWQSSLMKEEPDASTPFQVFEDMLEDNISSSQWSRMSLPSLLLVNNLGEPMFLP; encoded by the exons ATGAAGCTTTATAGAGGAAGTATGCAAAAATTGGGTTCTTCACCAGTTGAAGATATTCCAGCAATACAG GGTGATGAGGGTTTGCTTCATTTCCAGTGGCTTGATAGGAATTTGAATGCTGTGGAAGAT CACTTATTCAAGAGTGAAGTTTTTCCATCAGCAACGTTGCTGCTTTATCTTGTTGTCTGGCAGAGTTCCTTGATGAAAGAAGAGCCTGATGCTTCTACTCCTTTCCAGGTTTTTGAAGACATGCTTGAAGATAATATCTCATCAAG TCAGTGGAGCAGAATGAGCCTCCCTTCTCTCCTTCTAGTCAATAATCTTGGAGAGCCTATGTTCCTGCCTTGA
- the LOC18111085 gene encoding 26S proteasome regulatory subunit RPN13 isoform X4, translating to MKLYRGSMQKLGSSPVEDIPAIQHLFKSEVFPSATLLLYLVVWQSSLMKEEPDASTPFQVFEDMLEDNISSRTGNLIVPDLGADVMSDVTSSSGPVKLEDLQ from the exons ATGAAGCTTTATAGAGGAAGTATGCAAAAATTGGGTTCTTCACCAGTTGAAGATATTCCAGCAATACAG CACTTATTCAAGAGTGAAGTTTTTCCATCAGCAACGTTGCTGCTTTATCTTGTTGTCTGGCAGAGTTCCTTGATGAAAGAAGAGCCTGATGCTTCTACTCCTTTCCAGGTTTTTGAAGACATGCTTGAAGATAATATCTCATCAAG GACTGGAAACTTAATTGTCCCAGACCTTGGTGCAGATGTAATGAGTGATGTAACCTCTTCATCAGGACCAGTGAAATTGGAAGACTTGCAATAA
- the LOC18111085 gene encoding 26S proteasome regulatory subunit RPN13 isoform X5 — MKLYRGSMQKLGSSPVEDIPAIQGDEGLLHFQWLDRNLNAVEDSSLMKEEPDASTPFQVFEDMLEDNISSRTGNLIVPDLGADVMSDVTSSSGPVKLEDLQ, encoded by the exons ATGAAGCTTTATAGAGGAAGTATGCAAAAATTGGGTTCTTCACCAGTTGAAGATATTCCAGCAATACAG GGTGATGAGGGTTTGCTTCATTTCCAGTGGCTTGATAGGAATTTGAATGCTGTGGAAGAT AGTTCCTTGATGAAAGAAGAGCCTGATGCTTCTACTCCTTTCCAGGTTTTTGAAGACATGCTTGAAGATAATATCTCATCAAG GACTGGAAACTTAATTGTCCCAGACCTTGGTGCAGATGTAATGAGTGATGTAACCTCTTCATCAGGACCAGTGAAATTGGAAGACTTGCAATAA
- the LOC18111085 gene encoding 26S proteasome regulatory subunit RPN13 isoform X2, whose product MVFYGKKVVADSRKGLVRIGRGDEGLLHFQWLDRNLNAVEDHLFKSEVFPSATLLLYLVVWQSSLMKEEPDASTPFQVFEDMLEDNISSRTGNLIVPDLGADVMSDVTSSSGPVKLEDLQ is encoded by the exons ATGGTTTTCTATGGAAAAAAGGTTGTTGCTGATTCTCGAAAAGGACTTGTTCGCATTGGAAGG GGTGATGAGGGTTTGCTTCATTTCCAGTGGCTTGATAGGAATTTGAATGCTGTGGAAGAT CACTTATTCAAGAGTGAAGTTTTTCCATCAGCAACGTTGCTGCTTTATCTTGTTGTCTGGCAGAGTTCCTTGATGAAAGAAGAGCCTGATGCTTCTACTCCTTTCCAGGTTTTTGAAGACATGCTTGAAGATAATATCTCATCAAG GACTGGAAACTTAATTGTCCCAGACCTTGGTGCAGATGTAATGAGTGATGTAACCTCTTCATCAGGACCAGTGAAATTGGAAGACTTGCAATAA
- the LOC18111087 gene encoding receptor-like protein 1, producing the protein MGLLLQMLMVLVMMVSLQGWLPLGCLEEERIALLHLKDALNHPNGTSLPSWRKGDADCCSWELIECNSSSTGRVTMLNLGSVRNQELGDWYLNASLFLPFQQLNTLSLSDNRIAGLVEKKGSYEQQRLSNLEHLNLELNHFDNSILSFLEGFSSLKSLYLGYNKLEGLIDLKESLSSLEDLDLSGNNINKLIASRGLSNLSALRLENITTYESSFQLLQSLGAFPNLTTLYLSYNDFRGRISALQNLSSLQSLYLDRCSLNEHSLRIFGALPSLKHLSLQELSDTLPSIDFLFLKNLEYLDLSYNTLNNSIFQAIGTMTSLKILRLQSCGLDGRIPTAQGFLNLKNLEFLDLSFNTLDNTIFQTIGLCDLNHLQVLNMYGNDLSGFLPPCLANLTSLQQLNLSYNHLKIPISLSPLYNLSKLKYFDGSSNEIYAKEDDHNLSPKFQLEYLSLSGRRQGARAFPKFLYHQFNLQYVDLTNIQIKGKFLNWLIENNTYLQDLYLENCSLSGPFLLPKNSHVNLSFLSISMNYFQGQIPLEIGAYLPRLEVLLMSDNGFNGSIPSSLGNINSLQVLDLSNNVLTGRILSNNSLQRQIPGWIGNMSSLEFLDLSRNNFSGPLPYRFGTSSKLRYVYLSRNKLQGPIAMAFYDSSKIFALDLSHNDLTGRIPEWIDRLSNLRFLLLSYNNLEGEIPIQLCRLDQLTLIDLSHNHLSGNILSWMISTHHFPQQNNSRDSVSSSQQSFEFTMKNASLSYRGDIIQYITGIDFSCNNFTGEIPHEIGNLSMIMALNLSHNSLTGPIPPTFSNLKEIESLDLSYNKLDGEIPPRLTELFFLEVFNVAHNNLSGKTPARVAQFATFEESCYKDNPFLCGEPLPKICVTAMPPSPTPTPIPISTNKNNEDNGGFIDMKVFYVTFGAAYIMVLLMMSVILCINSYWQQQAWFYFIEVSINNCYYFIVDNLPILSKFGFS; encoded by the exons ATGGGGCTTCTACTTCAGATGTTGATGGTGTTAGTAATGATGGTTTCCCTGCAAGGATGGCTGCCTCTTGGTTGCTTGGAGGAAGAGAGAATCGCTCTGTTGCACCTCAAAGATGCTCTTAACCATCCCAATGGCACATCCCTACCCTCCTGGAGAAAAGGTGACGCCGACTGTTGTTCTTGGGAACTTATTgagtgcaacagcagcagcacaGGTCGAGTCACCATGCTCAATCTTGGGAGCGTAAGGAATCAGGAACTGGGAGATTGGTACTTGAATGCCTccttgtttcttccttttcaacaACTCAACACTCTCTCCTTGTCAGATAATCGTATAGCTGGTTTGGTTGAGAAGAAAG gtaGTTATGAACAGCAGAGATTGAGCAATTTGGAGCATCTTAACTTGGAATTAAATCACTTTGATAACAGTATTCTATCATTCTTGGAGGGGTTTTCGTCTCTTAAATCATTATATTTAGGTTATAATAAACTGGAGGGGTTAATAGATTTGaaag aatctTTGAGCAGCTTGGAGGACTTGGATTTGAGCGGcaacaatattaacaaattgaTAGCCTCAAGAG GTCTAAGCAACTTGAGTGCTCTAAGGCTAGAAAATATCACAACCTATGAAAGTAGCTTCCAGTTACTGCAATCATTAGGAGCATTTCCAAACCTCACAACACTTTATCTGAGCTACAATGATTTTAGAGGAAGAATATCAG CTTTGCAAAATTTGAGCTCTTTACAAAGTTTATATCTGGACCGTTGTTCTCTAAATGAACACTCCCTTCGAATTTTTGGAGCATTGCCTTCTCTAAAACACCTGTCTTTACAAGAACTAAGCGACACTTTACCTTCTATAG ACTTCCTTTTTCTCAAGAACTTGGAATACTTGGATTTGAGTTACAATACTCTCAATAATAGCATCTTTCAAGCTATTGGAACGATGACCTCTCTCAAAATTTTAAGGTTGCAGAGCTGCGGACTAGATGGTCGAATACCTACAGCCCAAG GCTTTCTTAATCTCAAGAACTTGGAATTCTTGGATTTGAGTTTCAATACTCTCGACAATACCATCTTCCAAACCATAG GCCTATGTGACTTAAATCATCTCCAAGTGCTAAATATGTATGGCAATGATCTCAGTGGTTTCTTGCCTCCGTGTCTGGCAAATTTGACTTCTCTTCAACAACTAAATCTCTCTTACAATCACTTGAAGATCCCTATATCATTGAGCCCATTATACAACCTTTCAAAACTCAAGTATTTTGATGGTTCAAGTAATGAAATATACGCAAAAGAAGATGATCATAATCTAAGCCCAAAGTTCCAGTTAGAGTACCTTTCTTTGAGCGGTCGTAGACAAGGTGCGAGAGCATTTCCAAAGTTTCTTTACCATCAGTTCAACTTACAATATGTGGATCTTACAAACATCCAAATAAAGGGAAAGTTTCTAAATTGGTTGATTGAGAACAACACATACCTACAAGATCTTTATTTAGAAAACTGTTCTCTTTCAGGTCCATTCTTGTTACCAAAGAATTCTCATGTGAATTTGTCATTCCTAAGTATATCCATGAATTACTTCCAAGGTCAAATCCCTTTAGAAATCGGAGCTTATTTACCAAGGTTAGAAGTTTTATTGATGTCAGATAATGGTTTTAATGGAAGCATTCCTTCCTCGTTGGGTAACATTAATTCGCTGCAAGTGTTAGACCTATCCAACAATGTTTTGACTGGAAGAATACTTTCGAACAACAGTTTGCAAAGGCAGATCCCTGGATGGATAGGGAATATGTCTTCTCTTGAATTCTTGGACCTATCAAGGAACAATTTCTCTGGTCCTTTACCATATAGATTCGGAACTTCTTCAAAATTGAGATATGTTTATTTGTCTAGAAATAAGTTGCAAGGACCGATTGCAATGGCATTTTATGACTCCTCTAAGATATTCGCATTAGATCTTTCCCATAATGATTTAACTGGTAGAATTCCAGAATGGATAGACAGGCTATCTAACTTGAGATTTCTACTCTTGAGTTATAACAATCTTGAAGGTGAAATCCCAATTCAATTATGCAGGTTAGACCAATTAACCCTGATTGATCTTTCTCACAACCACCTTTCTGGTAACATCCTTTCTTGGATGATATCTACTCATCATTTCCCACAACAAAACAATTCTCGTGATTCTGTGTCCTCATCACAACAATCTTTCGAGTTTACAATGAAGAATGCATCCCTTTCTTATAGAGGCGACATTATCCAGTACATCACAGGAATTGATTTCTCATGCAACAATTTCACTGGAGAGATTCCTCATGAAATTGGAAACCTCAGCATGATCATGGCATTGAACCTTTCGCACAATAGTTTGACTGGACCAATTCCACCAACATTTTCAAACTTAAAGGAAATAGAAAGCTTGGATCTTTCCTACAACAAACTGGATGGAGAAATCCCACCTCGACTTACTGAGCTATTTTTTCTAGAAGTTTTCAATGTGGCACATAATAATCTATCCGGCAAGACTCCTGCGAGAGTTGCACAGTTTGCTACTTTTGAGGAGAGTTGCTATAAGGACAATCCTTTTCTTTGTGGAGAACCGCTACCCAAAATTTGTGTTACGGCTATGCCACCAtcaccaacaccaacaccaatACCAATTTCAACGAACAAGAACAACGAAGATAATGGTGGTTTCATAGATATGAAGGTTTTCTATGTGACCTTTGGGGCTGCATACATCATGGTATTATTGATGATGAGTGTAATTCTGTGCATAAATTCATATTGGCAGCAACAAGCTTGGTTTTACTTTATTGAGGTGAGCATCAACAATtgctattattttattgtggatAATCTTCCTATTTTATCCAAGTTTGGGTTTTCATAG
- the LOC18111088 gene encoding B3 domain-containing protein At4g01580: protein MGFSRERERDGSLFKPGEYRFIKRIHDDIPENKPKGWQDFADFYSLKKGDLLVFEYKGNSRFSVSIYKEMDYPAGSIDSVSSNQFGHFEEDMEDEDYLEFLAKLPKQKPEVSYSFSKPASDSPSCMIIKSGRSRKRLKS from the exons ATGGGGTttagcagagagagagagagggatggcTCATTGTTTAAACCCGGAGAATACCGGTTCATCAAGCGAATCCATGATGACATTCCTGAAAACAAGCCT AAAGGCTGGCAAGATTTTGCAGATTTTTACTCTCTTAAGAAAGGAGATTTGCTAGTTTTTGAATACAAGGGAAATTCCAGGTTCTCTGTATCCATATACAAGGAAATGGACTACCCAGCTGGTAGTATTGATTCAGTAAGCAGTAACCAATTTGGACACTTTGAGGAagacatggaagatgaagattATCTAGAATTCTTGGCTAAACTGccaaaacaaaaaccagaaGTGTCCTATTCATTTTCCAAGCCTGCTTCTGATTCACCTAGCTGTATGATCATAAAGAGCGGAAGATCCAGGAAAAGGCTAAAATCTTAA
- the LOC18111089 gene encoding calmodulin-binding receptor-like cytoplasmic kinase 3 yields the protein MAMNALILLLLVQFPIILASRFSIHSKVCGSDHIAYSNFHGHELFYINGELKDKESFCKAFHFLDVNACIFENYLGSSSSGLDPDLSLAGFPLKRERNLLQKEGREESTSHDPSQDTPKEKKDDPATLSTPYKAGLAVAGVVVMCCGFLCPCLYKKRKPATHTVLEKDPNSLDSVPSFNANPASEKVLSTPHRVPPSPSRFSPSPKLSRLGSVHLNLSQVARATRNFSPSLQIGEGGFGIVYKAQLDNGQLVAIKRAKKEYFVNLQTEFSSEVELLAKIDHRNLVKLLGYVDKGDERLIITEYVPNGTLREHLDVLHGKILDFNQRLEISIDVAHGLTYLHLYAEKQIIHRDVKSSNILLTESMRAKVADFGFARMGPVDSDQTHISTKVKGTMGYLDPEYMKTYQLTPKSDVYSFGILLLEILTGRRPVEMKKPADERVTLRWVFRKYEEGNVVDMADPLMEEVVDAEILSKMFALAIQCAAPIRTERPDMKVVVEQLWGIRSDYLKGVKKG from the exons ATGGCTATGAATGCATTGATTCTATTGTTATTGGTGCAATTTCCGATTATACTGGCCTCAAGGTTTTCTATACATTCAAAGGTTTGTGGTTCTGATCATATAGCCTATTCAAATTTTCACGGTCATGAATTGTTTTACATTAATGGGGAGCTCAAAGACAAAGAATCATTTTGCAAGGCCTTCCATTTCCTCGATGTAAATGCTTGTATCTTTGAGAACTACCTTGGGAGTAGCTCCAGTGGATTGGACCCGGACCTTTCTTTAG CTGGCTTTCCTCTGAAGCGAGAAAGAAATCTTCTGCAAAAGGAGGGTAGAGAAGAATCCACAAGTCATGATCCTAGTCAGGATACTCCAAAAGAGAAGAAGGATGATCCAGCAACTCTTTCAACTCCCTATAAAGCTGGGTTAGCAGTGGCAGGAGTTGTTGTTATGTGTTGTGGTTTTCTCTGCCCGTGTCTAtataagaaaaggaaaccaGCCACGCACACTGTTCTTGAAAAGGATCCAAACTCAC TGGATTCAGTACCCTCGTTCAATGCGAATCCTGCTTCTGAAAAAGTGCTGTCCACTCCACATCGGGTGCCACCTAGTCCTTCTAGATTCTCTCCATCTCCAAAACTCAGTAGATTAGGATCAGTTCATCTCAATCTGAGTCAGGTTGCTAGAGCCACACGTAATTTTTCTCCATCACTTCAGATAGGCGAAGGAGGCTTTGGAATTGTCTACAAGGCCCAACTAGACAACGGTCAGTTGGTTGCCATAAAACGAGCAAAGAAG GAATACTTTGTGAACTTACAAACTGAATTCAGCAGTGAAGTTGAACTTCTGGCCAAAATTGATCATCGGAATCTGGTGAAGTTGCTTGGTTATGTTGATAAAGGAGATGAACGCCTTATTATTACAGAGTATGTGCCCAATGGTACTCTCAGAGAACATCTGGATG TTCTGCATGGCAAAATCCTGGATTTCAACCAGCGGCTTGAAATATCCATTGATGTTGCTCATGGATTAACTTATCTCCATCTATATGCAG AGAAGCAAATAATTCATCGAGACGTGAAGTCATCCAACATTCTTTTGACAGAGAGCATGAGAGCCAAAGTGGCAGACTTTGGATTTGCTAGGATGGGTCCAGTAGACTCTGATCAAACTCATATCTCAACCAAAGTGAAGGGGACAATGGGTTACCTAGACCCTGAATATATGAAGACCTATCAACTTACCCCCAAGAGTGATGTGTACTCATTTGGGATTTTACTTCTGGAAATCCTGACAGGACGGCGCCCTGTGGAGATGAAGAAACCTGCTGATGAGCGGGTGACACTTAGATGG GTCTTTAGGAAGTACGAGGAAGGAAATGTAGTGGACATGGCGGACCCGCTTATGGAAGAAGTGGTGGACGCAGAGATACTATCCAAAATGTTTGCCTTAGCAATCCAGTGTGCAGCACCCATTCGCACCGAACGACCGGACATGAAAGTAGTAGTTGAGCAGTTGTGGGGAATAAGATCTGACTACCTGAAAGGTGTAAAGAAAGGGTAA